In a single window of the Thermus amyloliquefaciens genome:
- the murA gene encoding UDP-N-acetylglucosamine 1-carboxyvinyltransferase, translating into MMLKDSRRGSRILRIEGGQPLSGELRVYPAKNAALPILAASLLTPEPITLLEVPRLRDVEVMLELLAHLGTRYQWEGRTLHLHTPEIQNTHAPYELVGQMRASFIVWGALLARVGEGRISLPGGCAFGARPVDQHVKALRALGAEVVEEENTFYARRSRPLSGRVVFDLPTVGGTEQAMLAVALGGEATLVQAAMEPEVEDLGHFLRMLGVEVQGLGSPILRIRGAKRLGGGTYRIIPDRIEAGTYLLAAAATRGSITLTEVRPDHLDALLDRLQQSGHRLEVGKDWVRLRAVPDPQPFFVEAREYPGFPTDLQPIVTAYLATVPGQSAVTDRVYPDRFTHVGELARMGAELYLRDRTLLVNGKRLHGAQVKALDIRAGGGLVVAALAAEGVSEIEGVYFLERGYEHLEERLRALGARVNLAEVPLALAAD; encoded by the coding sequence ATGATGCTCAAGGACTCGCGGCGGGGCAGCAGGATCTTGCGGATCGAGGGAGGCCAGCCCCTTTCCGGCGAGTTGCGCGTTTATCCGGCCAAGAACGCCGCTTTGCCCATCCTGGCAGCCAGCCTTCTCACCCCCGAGCCCATCACCCTCTTGGAGGTGCCCAGGCTCAGGGACGTGGAGGTGATGCTGGAGCTTTTGGCCCACCTGGGCACCCGTTACCAGTGGGAGGGGCGCACCCTGCACCTGCACACCCCCGAGATCCAAAACACCCATGCCCCCTATGAGCTGGTGGGGCAGATGCGGGCCAGCTTCATCGTCTGGGGGGCCCTTCTCGCCCGGGTGGGCGAGGGGCGGATCTCCCTGCCGGGAGGGTGTGCCTTTGGGGCCAGGCCCGTGGACCAGCACGTGAAGGCCTTGCGGGCCTTAGGGGCCGAGGTGGTGGAGGAGGAGAACACCTTCTACGCCCGGCGGTCCCGCCCCCTTTCGGGGCGGGTGGTCTTTGACCTGCCCACGGTGGGGGGGACGGAGCAGGCCATGCTGGCGGTCGCCCTCGGGGGGGAGGCCACCTTGGTGCAGGCGGCCATGGAGCCCGAGGTGGAGGACCTGGGCCATTTCCTGCGGATGCTGGGGGTAGAGGTCCAGGGCCTGGGTAGCCCCATCCTGCGCATCCGGGGGGCCAAGCGGCTGGGCGGGGGAACCTACCGCATCATCCCCGACCGCATCGAGGCCGGCACCTACCTCCTGGCGGCGGCGGCCACCCGGGGGTCCATCACCCTGACGGAGGTGCGCCCCGACCATCTGGATGCCCTTTTGGATAGGCTTCAACAATCCGGCCACCGGCTGGAGGTGGGGAAGGACTGGGTGCGGCTTCGGGCCGTACCCGATCCCCAGCCCTTTTTTGTGGAGGCCCGGGAATACCCCGGCTTCCCCACGGATCTCCAGCCCATCGTCACCGCCTACCTGGCCACGGTTCCCGGGCAGAGCGCCGTCACCGACCGGGTCTACCCCGACCGCTTCACCCACGTGGGGGAGCTGGCCCGGATGGGGGCCGAGCTGTACCTTAGGGACCGCACCCTCTTGGTGAACGGGAAGCGGTTGCATGGGGCCCAGGTGAAGGCCCTGGATATCCGCGCCGGGGGTGGACTGGTGGTGGCCGCCCTGGCGGCGGAAGGGGTTTCCGAGATCGAGGGGGTCTACTTTCTGGAGCGGGGTTACGAGCACCTGGAGGAGCGGCTCCGCGCCCTGGGGGCCAGGGTGAATCTGGCGGAGGTGCCCTTGGCCCTGGCGGCGGACTAA
- the prfB gene encoding peptide chain release factor 2 (programmed frameshift): MDLDLLATRLENLRGYLDIPGKEARLKELEKRLEDPALWQNPEEAKGVSREASRLRRTVDAFRSLESDLQGLLELWQEFPAEEREALRPELEEAAKKLEDLYHETLLSFPHAEKNAILTIQPGAGGTEACDWAAMLLRMYTRFAERQGFAVEVVDLVPGPEAGIDYAQILVRGENAYGLLSAEAGVHRLVRPSPFDASGRRHTSFAGVEVMPEVDDSVEVVIRPEDLRIDVFRSQGHGGQGVNTTDSAVRIVHLPTGITVTCQTTRSQIKNKELAMKVLRSRLFELEWRKKQEELRKLRGEVRPIEWGSQIRSYVLDKQYVKDHRTGLMRFDPQNVLDGDLLDFIWAGLEWKAGRRQAVEEVEAD; encoded by the exons ATGGACCTGGATCTTCTCGCCACCCGTCTGGAAAACCTCCGGGGGTATCTT GACATCCCCGGTAAAGAAGCCCGTCTAAAGGAGTTAGAAAAGCGCCTGGAGGACCCGGCCCTTTGGCAGAATCCCGAGGAGGCCAAGGGGGTGAGCCGGGAGGCCAGCCGCCTACGGCGCACGGTGGACGCTTTCCGTTCCCTGGAAAGCGATCTCCAGGGCCTTCTGGAGCTCTGGCAGGAGTTTCCCGCGGAGGAGCGGGAGGCCCTCCGCCCCGAGCTGGAGGAGGCCGCCAAGAAGCTGGAGGACCTTTACCACGAAACCCTCCTCTCCTTCCCCCATGCGGAGAAGAACGCCATCCTCACCATCCAGCCCGGGGCTGGGGGCACGGAGGCCTGCGACTGGGCGGCGATGCTCCTCCGGATGTACACCCGCTTCGCCGAGCGCCAGGGCTTTGCGGTGGAGGTGGTGGACCTCGTCCCGGGGCCTGAGGCGGGGATTGACTACGCCCAGATCCTCGTCCGGGGGGAGAACGCCTACGGCCTCCTCTCCGCCGAGGCTGGGGTCCACCGCCTGGTGCGCCCCTCCCCCTTTGACGCCTCCGGGCGCCGCCACACCTCCTTCGCTGGGGTGGAGGTGATGCCCGAGGTGGACGATTCGGTGGAGGTGGTCATCCGGCCCGAGGACCTGCGCATTGACGTCTTCCGCTCCCAGGGGCATGGGGGGCAGGGGGTGAACACCACGGACAGCGCCGTGCGCATCGTCCACCTGCCCACGGGGATCACCGTGACCTGCCAGACCACCCGCAGCCAGATCAAGAACAAGGAGCTGGCCATGAAGGTCCTCCGCTCCCGGCTTTTCGAGCTGGAGTGGAGGAAGAAGCAGGAGGAGCTTAGGAAACTCCGGGGCGAGGTGCGGCCCATAGAGTGGGGGAGCCAGATCCGGAGCTACGTCCTGGACAAGCAGTACGTGAAGGACCACCGCACGGGCCTCATGCGCTTTGACCCCCAGAACGTCCTGGACGGGGACCTGCTGGATTTCATCTGGGCGGGGTTGGAGTGGAAGGCGGGCCGTCGCCAGGCGGTGGAGGAGGTGGAAGCCGACTAG
- the phoU gene encoding phosphate signaling complex protein PhoU — MREVLDKALNELVEETLRMLSLVRQMTQEATEALVEGNKAKAEGVIAKDQEVDALEVKIENQAITIIARHQPVASDLRLIFTVIKALTDLERAGDYAMHVAEDALLLAQEPPLKRYVILQEMAKRLLEMMDTLGKAMAERDPSLARQVLEMDDQVDGLYEEITRELITYMMEDARTLTKALTLMRVARSYERLGDHLENVAERVIYWLTGEVYKSPEDVY; from the coding sequence ATGCGCGAGGTACTGGATAAGGCCTTGAACGAGCTGGTGGAGGAAACCCTAAGGATGCTCTCCTTGGTCCGGCAGATGACCCAGGAGGCCACCGAGGCCCTGGTGGAAGGGAATAAGGCCAAAGCGGAAGGCGTCATCGCCAAGGACCAGGAGGTGGACGCCCTGGAGGTGAAGATCGAAAACCAGGCCATAACCATCATCGCCCGGCACCAACCGGTGGCCTCGGACCTCCGCCTCATCTTCACGGTCATCAAGGCCCTAACCGATCTGGAGCGGGCTGGGGACTACGCCATGCACGTGGCCGAAGACGCCTTGTTGCTGGCCCAGGAACCCCCCCTGAAGCGCTACGTGATCCTCCAGGAGATGGCCAAGCGGCTCCTGGAGATGATGGATACCCTGGGCAAGGCGATGGCCGAAAGGGATCCTTCCCTGGCCCGCCAGGTCCTGGAGATGGACGACCAGGTGGACGGGCTCTACGAGGAGATCACCCGGGAGCTCATCACCTACATGATGGAGGACGCCCGCACCCTCACCAAGGCCCTGACCCTCATGCGGGTGGCCCGCAGCTACGAGCGCCTGGGGGACCACCTGGAAAACGTGGCGGAAAGGGTCATCTACTGGCTCACCGGGGAGGTGTACAAGTCTCCAGAGGACGTCTACTGA
- a CDS encoding sensor histidine kinase, whose product MKELLAEAWEEALEGLVLHQDRQVLYLNPKAAMLLEVSREKVVGRPLLLALRDHRLEALALHGGERTLEVRGRTLRAKALPGRLYLLDETEPQRRLEALEEATQALAHELRTPLAGMGPLLEALTPRTPQEKEVLDLLKAEVARLSRLVRDLSLTQPGPKRTFVLEELWPRLEKLLGERLRERRVEVRLPHTLHTDPEALFQILLNLLDNALKYGRDPIRLLSREEEGRLWVEVRDQGPELPDYHALFLPRHRGFQGGAGQGLGLYLVRRIAQGLGGEAYAQREGAENVFGVSFPLN is encoded by the coding sequence GTGAAGGAGCTTCTGGCCGAGGCCTGGGAGGAGGCCTTGGAGGGCCTGGTCCTGCACCAGGATAGGCAGGTCCTCTACCTGAACCCCAAGGCGGCGATGCTTTTGGAGGTGAGCCGGGAAAAGGTGGTGGGCCGCCCCCTCCTCCTGGCCCTTCGCGACCACCGCCTCGAGGCCCTGGCCCTCCACGGAGGGGAGCGCACCCTGGAGGTGCGGGGCCGCACCCTAAGGGCCAAGGCCCTTCCCGGCAGGCTCTACCTCCTGGACGAAACGGAGCCCCAGCGGCGCCTGGAGGCCCTGGAGGAGGCCACCCAGGCCCTGGCCCACGAGCTCCGCACCCCCCTGGCGGGGATGGGACCCCTCCTCGAGGCCCTGACCCCCAGGACCCCCCAGGAAAAGGAGGTGCTGGACCTCCTCAAGGCGGAGGTCGCCCGGCTTTCCCGTCTGGTGCGGGATCTCTCCCTCACCCAGCCCGGCCCCAAGCGAACCTTTGTTCTGGAGGAGCTCTGGCCCCGGCTGGAAAAGCTCCTCGGGGAACGGCTAAGGGAGCGGCGGGTGGAGGTAAGGCTCCCCCACACCCTCCACACCGACCCCGAGGCCCTCTTCCAGATCCTCCTCAACCTTCTGGACAACGCCCTCAAGTACGGCCGTGACCCCATCCGCCTCCTTTCCCGGGAGGAGGAAGGCCGCCTATGGGTGGAGGTGCGCGACCAGGGGCCCGAACTCCCCGACTACCACGCCCTTTTCCTTCCCCGCCACCGGGGTTTCCAGGGAGGCGCCGGGCAGGGCCTGGGGCTCTACCTGGTGCGCCGCATCGCCCAGGGCCTGGGCGGAGAGGCCTATGCCCAAAGGGAGGGGGCGGAAAACGTTTTCGGCGTCAGCTTTCCCCTAAACTGA
- a CDS encoding response regulator transcription factor, which yields MATVLVVEDEPAVRLGVRLALERAGHRVLEAATSQEAWPRLREAEAVILDWMLPDEPGTRLLERMRQGAYPDLPVLMLTARAEVRDRVEGLSRGADDYLVKPFATEELLARLEALLRRSGKRQVLRRGPLLLDLDRKEASLEGRPLPLTRREFELLAFLAQRPGRVYSREELLEAVWGQDYLGTPRTVDQHVLQLREKLGEDPKAPRFLETVRGMGYRFKVVPQGEEPTPGARPFEGEG from the coding sequence GTGGCCACGGTCCTTGTGGTGGAGGACGAGCCGGCGGTGCGGCTAGGGGTGCGGCTGGCCCTGGAGCGGGCCGGGCACCGGGTGCTGGAAGCCGCCACCTCCCAGGAAGCCTGGCCAAGGTTGCGGGAGGCGGAAGCCGTGATCCTGGACTGGATGCTCCCCGACGAACCCGGCACCCGGCTCCTGGAACGCATGCGCCAAGGAGCCTACCCCGACCTTCCCGTCCTCATGCTCACCGCCCGGGCCGAGGTGCGGGACCGGGTGGAGGGGCTTTCCCGAGGGGCCGACGACTACCTGGTCAAGCCCTTCGCCACCGAGGAGCTTTTGGCCCGCCTCGAGGCCCTCTTAAGGCGCTCGGGCAAGCGGCAGGTGCTCCGGCGAGGGCCCCTGCTTTTGGACCTGGACCGCAAGGAGGCCAGCCTGGAAGGCCGGCCGCTACCCCTCACCCGCCGGGAGTTTGAGCTCTTGGCCTTCCTGGCCCAGCGCCCGGGCCGGGTCTACTCCCGGGAGGAACTCCTGGAGGCGGTGTGGGGCCAGGACTACCTGGGTACCCCGAGAACCGTGGACCAGCACGTGCTCCAGCTCCGGGAAAAGCTGGGGGAGGACCCCAAGGCCCCGCGCTTTCTGGAAACCGTTCGGGGCATGGGGTACCGCTTCAAGGTGGTCCCCCAGGGGGAAGAACCCACCCCTGGGGCAAGGCCTTTTGAGGGGGAGGGGTGA
- a CDS encoding site-specific integrase yields MRRRGKGGGSVFYHEGKGKWVAQLTWVDPATGRKVKREKHCETRKEAERALADMVAAQAKGLLTDPSRLTTRDFALEYLKRLEREGLRPNSIRLALDELAHALPSLKDPKAHDPLGRMRLQEVKPVHVRAAVDRVVEAGYAPRTVGRVLMRLKALFREALRLELVARNPAEAVKVRLPKGEKAARALEPHEVARLLEAAEASRSKDMALLLRLMLETGLRRGEALALQWRDIDLEAGELTVGRAWVKVAGRGAFSEPKTPTAKRKVPLPRGLLLRLKARREELLARLTPEEVDGLFLVGGVKPVDPDAFNHYLRRLAERAGLGRVRVHDLRHTWATLALSRGVPLEVVSERLGHASPTITLNVYRHLLEEERRGWVLDLEELLYPAPRAQA; encoded by the coding sequence ATGCGAAGGCGCGGCAAAGGGGGCGGAAGCGTCTTCTACCACGAGGGCAAGGGGAAGTGGGTGGCCCAGCTCACCTGGGTAGACCCCGCCACGGGCCGGAAGGTCAAGCGGGAGAAGCATTGCGAAACCCGCAAGGAGGCCGAAAGGGCCCTGGCGGATATGGTGGCCGCCCAGGCCAAGGGGCTCCTCACCGACCCTTCCAGGCTCACCACGCGGGACTTCGCCCTGGAGTACCTGAAGCGCCTGGAGCGGGAGGGGCTTAGGCCGAACTCCATCCGCCTGGCCTTGGACGAGCTGGCCCACGCCCTCCCCTCCCTCAAGGACCCCAAGGCCCACGACCCCCTGGGCCGCATGCGGCTCCAGGAGGTGAAGCCGGTCCATGTGCGGGCCGCCGTGGACCGGGTGGTGGAAGCAGGCTACGCCCCCCGCACCGTGGGCCGGGTGCTCATGCGGCTCAAGGCCCTCTTCCGGGAGGCCCTACGGCTGGAACTGGTGGCCAGAAACCCCGCCGAAGCCGTGAAGGTGCGCCTGCCCAAGGGGGAGAAGGCGGCCAGGGCCCTGGAGCCCCACGAGGTGGCCCGGCTTCTGGAGGCCGCCGAAGCCTCCCGGTCCAAGGACATGGCCCTGCTCCTCCGGCTCATGCTGGAAACCGGGCTCCGCCGGGGCGAGGCCCTGGCCCTGCAATGGCGGGACATAGACCTGGAGGCCGGGGAGCTTACCGTGGGACGGGCTTGGGTAAAGGTGGCCGGAAGGGGAGCCTTCTCCGAGCCCAAGACCCCCACGGCCAAGCGCAAGGTGCCCTTGCCCCGTGGCCTCCTCCTTCGCCTGAAGGCCCGGAGGGAGGAGCTTCTGGCGAGGCTCACCCCGGAGGAGGTGGACGGGCTCTTCCTGGTGGGCGGGGTAAAGCCCGTGGATCCGGACGCGTTCAACCACTACCTGCGCCGCCTGGCGGAAAGGGCGGGCCTGGGCCGGGTGAGGGTGCACGACCTCAGGCACACCTGGGCCACCCTGGCCCTCTCCCGGGGCGTGCCCCTGGAGGTGGTGAGTGAGCGGCTGGGCCACGCCAGCCCCACCATCACCCTGAATGTGTACCGCCACCTTCTGGAGGAGGAGCGCCGGGGGTGGGTGCTGGACCTGGAAGAACTTCTCTACCCCGCCCCCCGCGCCCAAGCCTGA
- a CDS encoding helix-turn-helix domain-containing protein: protein MQGEVLTVAEVAKLLRVSRKTVEKLIYAKKLHAVKVGRVWRIPRAAVEAFLGGKEYREP from the coding sequence ATGCAAGGAGAAGTCTTGACCGTGGCGGAGGTGGCCAAGCTCCTCCGGGTTAGCCGCAAGACGGTGGAAAAGCTCATCTACGCCAAGAAGCTCCACGCGGTGAAGGTGGGCCGGGTTTGGCGCATCCCGAGGGCCGCCGTGGAGGCGTTCTTGGGGGGGAAGGAGTACCGTGAACCTTAG
- a CDS encoding bifunctional DNA primase/polymerase produces MRTAQPHSSALVAAQAYAAMGYRVLPLAPGEKRPHGGLVPRGLKEASRDPATLEAWWRVCPKCGVGILAPDPVLVLDFDDPEAWERLKEEHPTLLEAPRARTPRGGVHVYLCLPPEAVGRLSASVRAIPGVDLRGLGRSYLVAPPTTLPTGAYVWEVPLRRPEELPPVPAPLLARLLPPPPPPPRSVWTPEGGTSPKRLQALLQAYAAQVARTPEGQRHNTLIRYAVAAGGLLPHGLDPREAEEALVAAAMSAGLPEAEARAAARWGLEVGASRPLALEPSLAPSGPRTYRARVYARMRRWA; encoded by the coding sequence GTGCGAACGGCTCAACCCCATTCTAGCGCCCTGGTGGCCGCCCAGGCCTACGCCGCGATGGGCTATCGGGTTTTGCCCCTCGCGCCTGGGGAGAAGCGCCCCCACGGGGGCCTGGTGCCCCGCGGCCTCAAGGAGGCCTCCCGGGACCCGGCCACCCTCGAGGCCTGGTGGCGGGTTTGCCCCAAGTGCGGGGTGGGCATCCTGGCCCCGGACCCCGTCCTGGTGCTGGACTTTGACGACCCCGAGGCCTGGGAGCGCCTGAAGGAGGAGCACCCCACCCTCCTGGAGGCCCCCCGGGCCAGGACCCCACGCGGGGGGGTGCACGTCTACCTGTGCCTTCCCCCGGAGGCGGTGGGGCGGCTTTCCGCCAGCGTGAGGGCCATCCCCGGGGTGGACCTTCGGGGACTCGGGAGGAGCTACCTGGTGGCCCCTCCCACGACCCTCCCCACGGGAGCCTACGTCTGGGAGGTGCCCTTGAGGAGGCCGGAGGAGCTTCCCCCGGTGCCTGCCCCCCTCCTGGCCCGGCTCCTCCCCCCGCCGCCTCCTCCTCCCAGGAGCGTGTGGACTCCCGAGGGGGGGACGAGCCCCAAGCGCCTGCAGGCCCTTCTCCAGGCCTACGCCGCCCAAGTGGCCCGCACCCCGGAGGGGCAGAGGCACAACACCCTCATCCGCTACGCCGTGGCCGCCGGGGGGCTCCTCCCCCACGGCCTGGACCCCCGGGAGGCGGAGGAGGCCCTGGTGGCCGCCGCCATGAGCGCCGGACTCCCCGAGGCCGAAGCCCGGGCCGCCGCGAGGTGGGGGCTGGAGGTGGGGGCTTCCCGCCCCCTGGCCTTGGAGCCCTCTCTTGCCCCCTCCGGGCCCCGCACCTACCGGGCCCGCGTCTACGCCCGGATGAGGAGGTGGGCATGA
- a CDS encoding phospholipase D-like domain-containing protein, protein MHLLPEASWLQFNRRVLLQTERPDFPLLERMRFLAIWNRNLDEFFAARIAKPFWEKRGSQGHRALLEEAHAQTRLAYQRYQALLREARPRLQVLEPQDLDEADWLYFRVYLAEVAAPRTDLIPWEAASDLSHGALYFASEDYLVRLPQDLPRLLPIPGREGAYVRLGALMRARSDLFLPKPSPLYEFRVLRLLESERARADWDELAQSLEGRQEGVATLLVAEEGFPEAWLEELRRTLGLIPEEVFLLPPPLNLTLVERLVAEGPKEWLFPPLKPERPRSFLKKPLAHLEDRDLLLYHPFADYAAVERFAQEALSPEVTEVWATLYRIGEKNPLAEALIQAARAGKRVHVLLEGRARFDELLNLHWYLRFLRAGVEVLPLPERKVHAKALLLLTRQGRGYAHLGTGNYNPTNGRLYTDFSLFTGRPEVVREVHAFFQAMRASLTQGGFLSGEATQAPSLPTPLLEPSPALSLLRTGEAIRHLLVEEIAQEAHPQGRVILKFNHLTDPVVLKALVQAAEAGARVDLLVRSTLTLLHPGFRAKSLVGRFLEHARVAAFRRGGAWKVYLTSADAMPRNFQSRFELLFPVLDKEAKKKVLRVLKRQIRDDRNSFLLTPKGEEVLWGGRHDAHRG, encoded by the coding sequence ATGCACCTCCTACCCGAGGCCAGCTGGCTACAGTTTAACCGCCGGGTCCTGCTGCAAACGGAGCGGCCCGATTTCCCCCTTCTGGAACGGATGCGGTTTCTTGCCATCTGGAACCGCAACCTGGACGAGTTCTTCGCCGCCCGCATCGCCAAGCCTTTCTGGGAAAAGCGGGGAAGCCAGGGCCACCGGGCCCTGCTGGAGGAGGCCCACGCCCAGACCAGGCTGGCCTACCAGCGCTACCAGGCCCTGCTTAGGGAGGCCCGTCCCCGCCTTCAGGTCCTGGAGCCTCAGGACCTGGACGAGGCGGACTGGCTCTACTTCCGGGTGTACCTGGCGGAGGTGGCGGCCCCCCGCACCGACCTCATCCCCTGGGAGGCCGCCTCCGACCTTTCCCACGGGGCCCTCTACTTCGCCTCGGAAGACTACCTGGTGCGCCTGCCCCAGGACCTTCCCCGCCTCCTGCCCATCCCCGGGCGGGAAGGGGCCTACGTGCGCCTGGGGGCCCTGATGCGGGCCCGAAGCGACCTCTTTCTGCCGAAGCCCTCCCCCCTCTACGAGTTCAGGGTGCTCCGCCTCCTGGAAAGCGAACGGGCCCGGGCGGACTGGGATGAGCTGGCCCAGTCCCTCGAGGGGCGCCAGGAGGGGGTGGCCACCTTGCTGGTGGCGGAGGAGGGCTTCCCCGAAGCCTGGCTGGAGGAACTCCGGAGAACCCTGGGGCTCATCCCGGAAGAGGTCTTCCTTCTGCCTCCGCCCCTGAACCTCACCCTGGTGGAAAGGCTGGTGGCCGAGGGCCCCAAGGAGTGGCTCTTCCCCCCTCTAAAGCCCGAAAGGCCGCGGAGCTTCCTGAAAAAGCCCCTGGCCCACCTGGAGGACCGGGACCTCCTCCTCTACCACCCCTTCGCCGACTACGCCGCCGTGGAGCGCTTTGCCCAGGAGGCCCTCTCCCCCGAGGTGACGGAGGTCTGGGCCACCCTCTACCGCATCGGGGAGAAAAACCCCTTGGCCGAGGCCCTCATCCAGGCGGCGCGGGCGGGCAAACGGGTGCACGTGCTCCTCGAGGGGCGGGCCCGCTTTGACGAGCTTCTGAACCTCCACTGGTACCTGCGCTTCCTCCGGGCGGGGGTGGAGGTGCTTCCCCTCCCCGAGCGCAAGGTGCACGCCAAGGCCCTCCTGCTCCTCACCCGCCAGGGAAGGGGGTACGCCCACCTGGGCACGGGCAACTACAACCCCACCAACGGGCGCCTTTACACCGACTTCTCCCTCTTCACGGGGCGCCCGGAGGTGGTGCGGGAGGTGCACGCCTTCTTCCAGGCCATGCGGGCCAGCCTCACCCAGGGGGGTTTTCTGAGCGGGGAAGCCACCCAGGCCCCAAGCCTGCCAACGCCCCTCCTCGAGCCTTCCCCCGCCCTTTCCCTTCTCCGCACCGGGGAGGCCATCCGCCACCTCCTGGTGGAGGAGATCGCCCAGGAGGCCCACCCCCAGGGGCGGGTCATCCTGAAGTTCAACCACCTCACGGACCCCGTGGTCCTGAAGGCCCTGGTCCAGGCCGCCGAGGCGGGGGCCCGGGTGGACCTCTTGGTGCGGAGCACCCTCACCCTCCTCCACCCCGGCTTCCGGGCCAAGAGCCTGGTGGGGAGGTTTTTGGAGCACGCCCGGGTGGCGGCTTTCCGCAGGGGCGGAGCCTGGAAGGTCTACCTCACCAGCGCCGACGCCATGCCTCGGAACTTCCAAAGCCGGTTTGAGCTCCTCTTCCCCGTCTTGGACAAGGAGGCCAAAAAGAAGGTGCTCCGGGTGCTGAAGCGCCAGATCCGGGACGACCGCAACAGCTTCCTCCTCACCCCAAAGGGCGAGGAGGTGCTTTGGGGAGGCCGCCACGATGCGCATCGTGGGTAG
- a CDS encoding Ppx/GppA family phosphatase — MFKITPEEDQKAVKPRSLAVMDLGSGTFRLVVYEYEPGLSFHLADELREPVALGEGLARGRIHPQALERGKKALRAFADFLRAVAPDQVRILATSAIRDSENGREILEEALALGLSPQLLTGEEEAQLGVLAVANALPLTEALVVDQGGGSAQVSRMEGRRFLWGRALPLGALRLTEAFFRSDPPAKAEVKALERAVAAHLEALPLEPGLPLVGLGGNVRAVARWHQKRRGYPLDFVHGYHLPREGVEELYEDVLSLNLKARSELPGLQPDRAKTLPATLVFLRTLLRHTRAPGLWLSGMGIREGALFQHLWPPPHLLPDPRAFAVENLFRRYPFRADHRDRVKALALALYRGLAPLHGYAQEEERLLLEAAHLHDIGMHLGYHEHHKHGAYLVLSEPLLGTSHREQVLLALLVRYHRRGKPSLGGYRGLLARGDGKRLLRLASLLRLAEMLERTRSGRVKGVGVELGERVRLTLEAEEDPWVERLEAEKQGGLFQEAFGLPLEVRWGG, encoded by the coding sequence TTGTTCAAGATTACGCCTGAAGAAGATCAGAAGGCGGTCAAGCCCCGCTCCCTGGCCGTTATGGACCTGGGCTCGGGCACCTTCCGCTTGGTGGTGTACGAGTACGAGCCCGGCCTTTCCTTTCACCTGGCGGACGAGTTGAGGGAGCCCGTGGCCCTGGGGGAGGGGCTTGCCCGGGGGCGGATCCACCCCCAGGCCCTGGAGCGGGGCAAGAAGGCCCTGAGGGCCTTTGCCGATTTCCTTCGTGCGGTGGCCCCGGACCAGGTGCGCATCCTGGCCACCAGCGCCATCCGGGATAGCGAAAACGGCCGGGAGATCCTCGAGGAGGCCCTGGCCCTGGGGCTTTCCCCCCAGCTCCTCACCGGGGAGGAGGAGGCCCAGCTGGGGGTCTTGGCGGTGGCCAACGCCCTGCCCCTGACAGAGGCCCTGGTGGTGGACCAGGGTGGGGGTAGCGCCCAGGTTTCCCGGATGGAGGGGCGCCGCTTCCTTTGGGGCAGGGCCCTTCCCCTGGGGGCCTTGCGCCTCACGGAGGCCTTTTTCCGCTCCGATCCCCCCGCCAAGGCGGAGGTGAAGGCCCTGGAGCGGGCGGTGGCCGCCCACCTCGAGGCCCTCCCCCTGGAGCCCGGCCTGCCCCTGGTGGGCCTGGGGGGGAATGTCCGGGCGGTCGCCCGGTGGCACCAGAAAAGGCGGGGGTATCCCCTGGATTTCGTGCACGGCTACCACCTCCCCCGGGAGGGGGTGGAGGAGCTTTACGAGGACGTGCTGAGCCTCAACTTGAAGGCCCGTTCGGAGCTTCCCGGCCTCCAGCCGGACCGGGCCAAGACCCTCCCCGCCACCCTGGTCTTCCTTCGCACCCTCCTGCGCCACACCCGGGCCCCGGGCCTCTGGCTGAGCGGGATGGGGATCCGGGAAGGCGCCCTTTTCCAGCACCTCTGGCCCCCGCCCCACCTCCTCCCCGATCCCCGGGCCTTTGCCGTGGAGAACCTCTTCCGCCGCTACCCTTTTCGGGCGGACCACCGGGACCGGGTAAAGGCCTTGGCCCTGGCCCTGTACCGGGGGCTTGCGCCCCTGCACGGCTATGCCCAGGAGGAGGAGCGGCTTCTCCTGGAAGCCGCCCACCTGCACGACATCGGCATGCACCTGGGTTACCACGAGCACCACAAGCACGGGGCCTACCTGGTCCTTTCCGAGCCCCTCTTGGGCACGTCCCACCGGGAGCAGGTTCTTCTGGCCCTCCTGGTGCGCTACCACCGGCGGGGGAAGCCCTCCCTTGGGGGCTACCGGGGCCTTTTGGCCCGGGGGGACGGCAAAAGGCTTTTGCGCCTGGCGAGCCTCCTGAGGCTGGCGGAGATGCTGGAGCGCACCCGTTCGGGCCGGGTGAAGGGGGTGGGGGTGGAGCTGGGGGAGAGGGTGCGCTTAACCCTGGAGGCGGAGGAGGATCCCTGGGTGGAGCGCCTGGAGGCGGAGAAGCAAGGGGGGCTTTTCCAGGAGGCCTTTGGCCTTCCCCTGGAGGTGAGGTGGGGGGGATGA